Part of the Gordonia crocea genome is shown below.
GACGGTTCGTGGGGCTCGGTATACGGGACGTTGGGCGCCGGCGTCGACACCGCGACGCTGATCGCGCGGGCGACCCCCAAGCTCTAGAGCGCCTCGTCGCCGGTGATGGTGGGTTAGCCTTGGGCAACCCCGGGAGGAAGGGATCGGAGTGGGAAAGACAGTTATCCCGACGACGATGGTGGTGGGAGCGGCAGCGGCGGTACTCGCCGGCGCGCTCACCGGCATCGGCGCCGCAACGGCCAATGCAGTGCCCAGTGGACGGGTGGATCCGGGGGTGGGCTTCTCGTCGAACGCCTACGGCACCGGGTGCAGCTACTCGATGACGGTGCCGGTCAACGCGTCGGGCAAGGTCACCTTCTGGGAGAAGAAGCCCGGCAAGTATCCGCCGCTGTTCATCGGGGCGGCCCGCGCCCAGGGGGCGACGGCGGCGGTGACGTGGGTCCCGCAGCGCGAGGGCATCCGCCAGGTCTACGCGGTCCAGAACGGTAAGCGGTCGAATTACACCATCGCGCGGGTGCACCGGGGCTACGGCACCGCAGGATTCTGTTTCGCGCTGTAGCGCGCCGCCCCGCGACCTGTGGGTAGCCCTTGAGGTCGCCCAAACCGCCACGGCACGCGGTGTCACTTTGGCACGATGCTGGCATGGCCGCCGCAACCCCCAAAGGTCAGGCGCGCCGCCAACTCCTCGCGGAGGCGGCCGGCGCCCTGCTGATGAAGCACGGCCCCGACGCGGTGCGCCACCGCGCGGTCGCCGAGCTGGCGGGGCTGCCGTTGGCGTCGACGACGTACTACTTCTCCTCGCTCACCGACCTGCTGGCGGCCGCGGTGGAACGCACCTGCGAGATCGACGCGCAGGAGATGACCGAGCGGTGCGCCGCGTTGCCCGCGCAGTCCCGCGACGCCCGGGACACCGCCGCCGCCCTCGCCCGGGTCTTCGTCGGTGAGGAGCCCGTGTCGTCGCAGTTGGCGGCGCGCTACGAACTGTTCGTGCTGGCCGCCCGCCACCCGGAGTTTGCGGAGATGATCAGCCACCGGCAGGACCGGGTCTCCGAGATCGCCGCCGAGGTCCTGGACAAGTCGCGTCGGCACAGTGCCCCGGCGGGCGTCCACAAGTTGATCGCCTTGGAGAACGGCGCGCTGCTGGAGTCGCTCGCGGCCGACGGCCAGACCCACGGCGATCCGGTCAGCGCGGTCGCCGACGCCG
Proteins encoded:
- a CDS encoding TetR/AcrR family transcriptional regulator; amino-acid sequence: MAAATPKGQARRQLLAEAAGALLMKHGPDAVRHRAVAELAGLPLASTTYYFSSLTDLLAAAVERTCEIDAQEMTERCAALPAQSRDARDTAAALARVFVGEEPVSSQLAARYELFVLAARHPEFAEMISHRQDRVSEIAAEVLDKSRRHSAPAGVHKLIALENGALLESLAADGQTHGDPVSAVADAVVDVVDVLAPALPQMVGSSGN